One segment of Moorella sp. E308F DNA contains the following:
- the thiE gene encoding thiamine phosphate synthase: MTLAWLYVITSRRLAGARSLVDLAAKLEGVDYLQLREKDLTGRELYHLALDIKQVLPPGTRLLINDRLDVALAAGADGVHLGENSLPPAVARRLLGPEKIMGVSVHSVTAAREAEKAGADYLLFGHIFPTASKEGIPPRGVGSLREVVASVGIPIIALGGINAANARQCLAAGVRGVAVMSAVMAASDPARAVAELKQTLNKR, encoded by the coding sequence TTGACCCTGGCCTGGCTTTATGTCATCACCAGCCGTCGCCTTGCTGGTGCCAGGTCTCTGGTAGACCTGGCTGCAAAGCTGGAAGGAGTAGATTACCTACAGCTGCGAGAAAAGGATTTAACCGGTAGGGAACTTTACCATCTGGCCCTGGATATAAAGCAGGTCCTGCCGCCGGGAACACGGCTGCTGATCAATGACCGGCTGGATGTGGCCCTGGCCGCCGGAGCCGACGGGGTGCATCTGGGCGAAAACTCACTGCCGCCGGCCGTGGCCCGCAGGCTTTTAGGGCCTGAGAAAATCATGGGGGTATCCGTCCACAGCGTGACGGCCGCCCGGGAGGCGGAGAAGGCCGGTGCAGATTACCTGCTGTTCGGCCACATATTCCCGACGGCTTCCAAGGAGGGAATCCCCCCCAGGGGGGTGGGAAGCTTGCGGGAAGTCGTTGCCAGTGTTGGTATACCAATTATCGCCCTGGGCGGCATCAATGCCGCCAATGCCCGCCAATGCCTTGCCGCCGGGGTCAGGGGTGTGGCCGTGATGTCAGCCGTTATGGCTGCTTCCGACCCGGCCCGGGCTGTTGCTGAATTAAAGCAGACCCTGAATAAGAGGTGA
- the groES gene encoding co-chaperone GroES — protein MLKPLADRVVLKVLTGEEKTQGGIVLPDTAKEKPQEGEVVAVGPGKILENGTRVAPEVKVGDIVVFAKYSGTEVKYEGQEYLIIRDSDILAIKEK, from the coding sequence ATGCTTAAACCGCTTGCCGACAGGGTAGTACTTAAGGTCCTGACCGGCGAAGAAAAAACCCAGGGGGGTATTGTTTTACCGGATACTGCCAAGGAAAAGCCCCAGGAAGGGGAAGTAGTGGCCGTCGGACCGGGCAAGATCCTGGAAAACGGTACCCGGGTAGCGCCGGAAGTTAAGGTTGGCGACATAGTAGTCTTTGCCAAATACAGTGGTACTGAAGTCAAATATGAAGGCCAGGAATATCTGATTATCCGTGACAGCGACATCCTGGCCATTAAGGAAAAATAA
- a CDS encoding M50 family metallopeptidase: MRAGRVGTAEIIFNDYFLLLLGLYFLVGVLPQALLLFTAVAWHEGCHVLAASRLGWKVKSVELFPFGGVARLRRPQGRDFTDEALIALAGPAASFFLALGITLFDLLLNLTPAWLLFFRQVNLILALFNLWPGLPLDGGRIYRALRAKHTGLYRATLEGVYGGQVLALLLGLGSIGGFIFRLADLQGLALALFIYYAARREGEVAPYMFWQDFWRQRGKEAVKGDQFKTTRVFWLAAGPGLTLARVARSFSPRSFNLVAVIGKGGRLEGILTETEIMQELLEGGNNTLDVLLRR, translated from the coding sequence ATGCGCGCTGGTCGAGTGGGAACGGCAGAAATAATTTTCAACGATTATTTTCTGCTTCTCCTGGGCCTTTATTTTCTCGTGGGGGTTTTACCCCAGGCCTTACTTTTGTTTACGGCTGTGGCCTGGCATGAAGGCTGCCATGTCCTGGCAGCCTCCCGTCTCGGCTGGAAAGTGAAGAGCGTGGAACTCTTTCCCTTTGGTGGGGTGGCACGCCTCCGGCGGCCGCAGGGGCGGGATTTTACGGACGAAGCTCTGATAGCCCTGGCCGGCCCCGCGGCCAGTTTTTTCCTGGCGCTGGGGATAACCCTTTTTGACCTGTTGCTTAACTTAACGCCGGCCTGGCTCCTTTTTTTTCGCCAGGTCAACCTTATCCTGGCCCTTTTTAACCTCTGGCCGGGCCTTCCCCTGGACGGGGGACGTATCTACCGGGCCTTGAGGGCGAAGCATACCGGGCTGTACCGGGCAACTTTGGAAGGAGTTTACGGCGGCCAGGTCCTGGCTCTCCTCCTGGGCCTGGGGAGTATTGGCGGTTTTATCTTCCGGCTGGCGGATCTCCAGGGCCTGGCCCTGGCCTTGTTTATCTATTACGCCGCCAGGCGAGAAGGGGAGGTGGCACCCTATATGTTCTGGCAGGATTTCTGGCGGCAGCGGGGTAAGGAAGCTGTTAAAGGGGATCAGTTTAAAACCACCAGGGTCTTTTGGCTGGCGGCCGGCCCGGGTCTCACTCTGGCCAGGGTGGCGCGCTCCTTTTCTCCTCGATCTTTCAACCTGGTAGCCGTCATCGGTAAAGGGGGACGGCTGGAAGGTATCCTAACGGAAACGGAAATCATGCAGGAGCTCCTGGAAGGAGGAAATAATACCCTGGATGTCCTGTTGCGGAGGTAG
- a CDS encoding TIGR03960 family B12-binding radical SAM protein: MEKLLTRVSKPARYLGTEWNAIHKAWEENPVRMAFVYPDLYEVGMSHLGLAILYGVVNERPGMLMERAFAPGPDLEGLLRENHLPLFSLESHRPLTEFDVLGFTLQYEMSYTTILNILDLAGIPLMASERSAGHPLVIGGGPGVANPEPVAPFFDAFLLGDGEEALPELLAMVGSLKKEGAINDRRRVLKAIASMPGFYVPSLYEVEYNNDGTVAAVVPREEGVPERVVKRVIPDLDAAYFPTQPIVPFLEVIHDRMMLEVMRGCTHGCRFCQAGAIYRPVRERDLSILLRQAEELVRHTGHEEISLTSLSTADYSRVEELARVLAAAYADRGVSISLPSLRVDAFSVRLAEAVQRVRKSTLTFAPEAGSQRLRDVINKGVNEEDILTATGEAFRAGWQAIKLYFMLGLPTEREEDLLGIVDLARRILDQGRKLAPGGKPTVTVSVSSFVPKPWTAFQWEPQDRVEAIKEKQKLLRTHLKGPGLRFNWHEAEVSFIEAVLSRGDRRLSRAIVAAWRRGARLEGWSEYFNYSCWEEAFRETGLDPAFYAYRSRREEEIFPWDHLDFGIAKDFLKRERRRAWEGLVTADCRSGRCTGCGVCPGLGVDLILKGGPRDSAT; the protein is encoded by the coding sequence TTGGAAAAGTTATTGACCAGGGTTAGCAAACCGGCCCGTTACCTGGGCACGGAGTGGAATGCCATTCACAAGGCCTGGGAAGAAAACCCGGTGCGCATGGCTTTTGTTTATCCTGACCTTTACGAAGTAGGCATGTCCCATCTGGGTCTGGCCATACTTTACGGCGTCGTCAATGAGCGGCCCGGTATGCTCATGGAGCGAGCCTTTGCCCCCGGACCGGACCTGGAGGGACTGCTCCGGGAAAACCATCTTCCCCTCTTCAGCCTGGAATCTCACCGGCCTTTAACTGAATTTGATGTCCTGGGCTTTACCCTCCAGTATGAAATGAGTTATACTACAATTCTTAATATCCTCGACCTGGCCGGCATACCTCTTATGGCTTCGGAGCGGTCCGCGGGCCATCCTCTAGTTATCGGCGGGGGACCGGGAGTGGCCAACCCGGAGCCGGTGGCTCCCTTTTTTGATGCTTTCCTCCTGGGTGATGGCGAGGAGGCATTGCCCGAGCTGCTGGCAATGGTGGGCAGTTTAAAAAAAGAAGGGGCAATTAACGACCGCCGCCGGGTTTTAAAGGCCATAGCCAGCATGCCCGGTTTTTATGTTCCTTCCCTGTATGAAGTGGAATACAACAACGACGGTACCGTGGCCGCGGTTGTCCCCCGGGAGGAGGGCGTACCCGAGCGCGTAGTCAAACGGGTCATCCCTGACCTGGATGCAGCCTATTTTCCCACCCAACCTATTGTTCCCTTCCTGGAGGTAATTCATGACCGCATGATGCTGGAAGTCATGCGGGGTTGCACCCATGGCTGTCGTTTTTGTCAGGCCGGGGCCATTTATCGTCCGGTAAGGGAACGGGACCTATCCATCCTCCTGCGCCAGGCGGAAGAGCTGGTGCGCCATACCGGCCACGAAGAGATATCCCTTACCTCTTTAAGCACGGCCGACTACTCCCGGGTGGAGGAGCTGGCGCGGGTCCTGGCAGCTGCCTATGCCGATCGAGGCGTCAGCATTTCCCTGCCCTCTTTACGGGTGGACGCCTTCAGCGTGCGCCTGGCGGAAGCCGTCCAGCGGGTACGTAAAAGCACCCTCACTTTTGCTCCCGAGGCGGGCAGCCAGCGTCTGCGGGATGTGATTAATAAAGGCGTAAACGAGGAAGACATCCTGACGGCCACCGGCGAGGCTTTCCGGGCCGGCTGGCAGGCCATTAAACTTTACTTTATGCTTGGTTTACCTACGGAAAGGGAAGAAGACCTCCTGGGCATTGTTGATCTGGCGCGGCGCATTCTCGATCAGGGTAGGAAACTGGCACCCGGGGGAAAACCGACGGTCACCGTCAGCGTTTCTTCCTTTGTCCCCAAACCCTGGACGGCCTTCCAGTGGGAACCCCAGGACCGGGTGGAAGCAATCAAAGAAAAGCAGAAGCTGCTGCGCACCCACCTTAAAGGCCCGGGTCTGCGTTTTAACTGGCATGAGGCCGAGGTCAGCTTTATCGAAGCGGTTCTCTCCCGGGGCGACCGGCGTTTGAGCAGGGCGATTGTGGCAGCCTGGCGCCGGGGAGCTAGATTAGAGGGCTGGTCGGAATACTTTAATTACAGCTGCTGGGAGGAGGCTTTCCGGGAGACAGGCCTTGATCCGGCCTTTTATGCCTACCGTTCGCGCCGGGAAGAAGAAATATTTCCCTGGGACCACCTGGACTTTGGCATAGCTAAGGACTTCTTAAAAAGGGAACGCCGGCGGGCCTGGGAGGGCCTAGTCACGGCTGACTGCCGCTCGGGTCGCTGCACAGGCTGTGGCGTCTGTCCTGGCCTGGGGGTTGACCTGATCCTGAAAGGAGGGCCCCGGGACAGTGCGACTTAG
- a CDS encoding thiazole synthase: protein MNDKLVIAGREFNSRLMVGTGKYATMELMQQAIAASGAEIVTVAVRRINLQSPGPSLLDYLDLKKITLLPNTAGATTVDEAVRLARLAREAGLSDMVKLEVIGDQETLLPDPVATIEATRILVKEGFIVLPYTTQDVVVARRLVEAGAATVMPLGSPIGSGQGLPNFDAIRLIIDRVNVPVIVDAGIGAPSDAALAMEIGASACLINTAIAEARDPVLMATAMREAVIAGRLGYLAGRIPKKTYASPSSPTEGMIGRG from the coding sequence ATGAATGATAAACTGGTCATCGCCGGCCGGGAGTTCAATTCCCGCCTGATGGTCGGGACCGGCAAGTACGCCACCATGGAGCTCATGCAGCAGGCTATTGCTGCCTCAGGGGCGGAGATAGTGACGGTAGCTGTGCGCAGGATCAATCTTCAGTCTCCGGGCCCATCCCTCCTGGATTACCTCGACCTGAAGAAGATAACCCTCTTACCCAATACCGCCGGGGCCACTACCGTTGATGAAGCGGTGCGTCTGGCCCGCCTGGCCCGGGAAGCAGGCCTTTCCGACATGGTCAAACTTGAGGTTATCGGCGACCAGGAAACCCTTTTACCTGACCCTGTGGCTACCATTGAGGCTACCCGCATCCTCGTCAAGGAAGGCTTTATTGTTTTACCCTACACCACCCAGGACGTAGTTGTGGCCCGGCGTCTGGTGGAAGCCGGGGCGGCTACAGTTATGCCCCTGGGTTCGCCCATCGGCTCGGGGCAAGGGTTGCCCAACTTTGATGCCATTAGGCTCATCATCGACCGCGTTAATGTCCCGGTGATAGTTGATGCCGGCATCGGTGCTCCCTCCGACGCCGCCCTGGCTATGGAAATCGGCGCTTCGGCCTGCCTGATCAATACAGCCATTGCTGAAGCTCGCGATCCTGTCCTCATGGCCACAGCTATGCGTGAGGCAGTAATTGCCGGCCGGCTGGGGTACCTCGCCGGCAGGATACCCAAGAAAACCTATGCCAGCCCCAGCAGTCCCACCGAGGGTATGATCGGCCGCGGCTAG
- a CDS encoding murein hydrolase activator EnvC family protein, which translates to MRDSWDWEEVKGAPLGGWAGPGRTVPPSRFRRRWLRQGIIAGLLWLAITILFRLDGPVVQPLQMGLRHYLADPAADFTPAVAQLVRSGMWLDAYDRWVFHFFKPGAEAVPVTAGQALPAMAVPLSGDISRPYGWMVADGQQYFHNGIDIQAPGGSTVRAALAGKVIRTGEDPVLGLVVEIDHGRGLVTVYGTLGQVKVSQGQAVEKGNVIATLAQGPVAQLHFEVRQDGRPVDPTALLTPPGKM; encoded by the coding sequence GTGCGGGATAGCTGGGACTGGGAGGAAGTTAAAGGGGCTCCCCTGGGTGGCTGGGCTGGGCCGGGGCGGACCGTACCGCCGTCACGGTTTCGACGCCGCTGGCTGCGGCAGGGGATCATTGCCGGCCTGTTATGGCTGGCCATAACCATACTTTTTCGCCTGGACGGCCCTGTGGTCCAGCCCCTGCAAATGGGCCTGCGTCATTACCTGGCCGACCCGGCGGCCGACTTTACCCCGGCCGTAGCTCAACTGGTACGTTCAGGGATGTGGCTGGATGCTTACGACCGCTGGGTTTTCCATTTTTTCAAGCCGGGAGCAGAGGCAGTCCCGGTGACTGCCGGCCAGGCTTTGCCAGCCATGGCTGTACCCCTTTCCGGGGATATCAGCCGCCCTTACGGTTGGATGGTTGCCGACGGCCAGCAATATTTCCATAATGGCATCGATATCCAGGCACCAGGGGGTTCAACTGTCCGGGCCGCCCTGGCGGGTAAGGTCATCAGGACCGGGGAGGACCCCGTCCTGGGGCTGGTCGTGGAAATCGATCACGGCCGGGGCCTGGTTACGGTATACGGCACCCTGGGCCAGGTCAAGGTCAGCCAGGGGCAGGCAGTGGAAAAGGGAAACGTGATTGCTACCCTGGCTCAAGGCCCGGTGGCCCAGCTCCATTTTGAAGTGCGGCAGGATGGCCGGCCGGTGGACCCTACAGCTTTATTAACTCCCCCAGGTAAGATGTAA
- the groL gene encoding chaperonin GroEL (60 kDa chaperone family; promotes refolding of misfolded polypeptides especially under stressful conditions; forms two stacked rings of heptamers to form a barrel-shaped 14mer; ends can be capped by GroES; misfolded proteins enter the barrel where they are refolded when GroES binds), with amino-acid sequence MAAKQLAFDTEARRALERGVSAVAQAVKVTLGPKGRNVVIERKFGSPVITKDGVTVAKEIELQDPYENMGAQLCREVASKTNDVAGDGTTTATVLAQAIVLEGLKNVAAGANPVFIKKGIDRAVEAVVEEIKKISIPVESKESIAHVASIAANEREIGELIADAMEKVGKDGVITVEESKGTATTVEVVEGMEFDRGYVSPYFVTNAEAMEAEFEEPYILIHEKKISAINDLLPLLEKVVRTGKPLVIIAEDVEGEALATLVVNKLRGTLNCAAVKAPGFGDRRKAMMEDIAILTGGTFISEDLGVKLENVDLHMLGRAKKVKIAKEKTTIVEGYGKKDAIDGRIAQIKKQIEETDSDYDREKLQERLAKMAGGVAVIRVGAATETELKEKKHRVEDALAATRAAVEEGIVPGGGATLVHCIPAVEKLQAEGDEAVGVRIIKRALEEPLRQIAANAGLEGSVIVERVRNEKPGIGFDAVSEQYVDMVKAGIVDPAKVTRSALQNAASIAAMLLTTEALVAEIPKEEKNPPMPPGGMDY; translated from the coding sequence ATGGCTGCCAAACAGCTGGCCTTTGATACGGAAGCCAGGCGCGCCCTGGAAAGAGGTGTCAGCGCTGTTGCCCAAGCGGTGAAAGTCACCCTGGGACCGAAGGGCCGCAATGTGGTCATAGAACGCAAATTCGGTTCCCCGGTCATCACCAAAGACGGGGTTACCGTAGCTAAAGAAATTGAGCTGCAAGATCCCTATGAAAACATGGGTGCCCAGCTCTGCCGGGAAGTCGCTTCTAAGACAAACGATGTCGCCGGTGATGGAACAACCACTGCCACCGTTCTCGCCCAGGCCATTGTCCTGGAAGGCTTGAAGAATGTGGCCGCCGGGGCCAATCCCGTCTTCATCAAGAAGGGCATTGACCGGGCTGTGGAAGCTGTGGTGGAAGAAATCAAGAAGATAAGCATCCCGGTGGAATCCAAGGAGAGCATAGCCCATGTAGCCTCCATTGCCGCCAATGAGCGCGAGATTGGCGAGCTCATTGCCGATGCCATGGAGAAGGTTGGTAAAGACGGCGTCATCACAGTGGAAGAATCCAAAGGTACGGCCACTACTGTAGAAGTAGTGGAAGGTATGGAATTCGACCGCGGGTATGTATCGCCGTATTTTGTTACCAACGCCGAGGCCATGGAAGCCGAATTTGAAGAACCCTATATACTTATCCATGAAAAGAAGATCTCGGCTATCAATGACCTGCTACCCCTGCTGGAAAAGGTAGTTCGTACGGGTAAACCCCTGGTTATCATAGCCGAGGATGTGGAGGGCGAAGCCCTGGCCACCCTGGTGGTTAACAAGCTGCGCGGCACCCTGAACTGCGCTGCCGTCAAGGCTCCCGGCTTTGGCGACCGCCGTAAAGCCATGATGGAGGATATCGCTATCCTGACTGGTGGCACCTTTATCTCCGAGGACCTGGGTGTCAAGCTGGAGAATGTTGACCTCCACATGCTGGGCCGGGCCAAGAAGGTCAAGATTGCCAAGGAAAAGACCACCATTGTCGAAGGTTACGGTAAGAAAGATGCTATTGACGGCCGCATAGCCCAGATTAAGAAGCAGATTGAAGAGACCGATTCCGATTACGACCGCGAGAAGCTACAGGAACGCCTGGCCAAGATGGCCGGCGGCGTAGCCGTCATCCGTGTCGGTGCGGCTACCGAAACCGAACTGAAAGAGAAGAAACACCGGGTGGAAGACGCTCTGGCCGCTACGCGGGCTGCTGTTGAGGAAGGTATTGTCCCCGGCGGCGGTGCCACCCTGGTCCACTGCATCCCGGCGGTAGAAAAGCTCCAGGCCGAGGGCGATGAGGCTGTGGGTGTCCGGATCATCAAACGGGCCCTGGAAGAACCCCTGCGCCAGATTGCAGCCAACGCCGGCCTGGAAGGTTCGGTTATTGTAGAACGGGTACGCAACGAAAAGCCCGGCATCGGCTTCGATGCTGTCTCCGAGCAGTATGTTGACATGGTGAAAGCCGGTATTGTTGACCCGGCCAAGGTTACCCGCAGCGCCCTGCAGAATGCGGCCAGCATTGCTGCCATGCTGCTGACCACCGAAGCCCTGGTCGCCGAGATACCCAAGGAAGAAAAGAATCCTCCCATGCCGCCCGGCGGTATGGATTATTAA
- the hydG gene encoding [FeFe] hydrogenase H-cluster radical SAM maturase HydG, whose amino-acid sequence MNVPAYEYDGELKAIVDAEAIEALLATPPPGGAALDAILRKARSLKGLSLEEAAAILNLNDDALLPKVYRAAAEVKERVYGRRIVLFAPLYISNRCSNNCLYCGFRRDNRDLKRRLLSPEEIGKEARALAEQGFQRVLLVAGEGRPGADVDYLCQAVEAVYRYSPLRIVHLNVAPQTVAGFRRLKQAGAGVYQCFQETYHPATYRVMHPAGIKADYGWRLTVMHRAMAAGFGDVGMGPLLGLYDYRFEVLAAISHARSLEEAFGAGPHTMSVPRLRPALGAALTEVPYPLSDTDFRKVIAVYRLALPYVGLVLTTRERPELRDELVDMGVSQISAGSCVSPGGYAEPEDPAAQFEVGDHRPLSAMVAMLLQHGHLPSFCTACYRSGRTGKRFTALAREGDIRRFCLPNAILSFQEYLVTKAPSELKAAGERVIAAAIATIADSNLREEIMKRLEQTRHGEIDLHF is encoded by the coding sequence ATGAACGTGCCGGCTTATGAATACGACGGTGAGCTGAAGGCGATAGTTGATGCCGAAGCCATCGAGGCCCTCCTGGCAACGCCGCCCCCCGGAGGAGCGGCCCTGGATGCCATTTTACGTAAGGCCCGCTCTTTAAAGGGGTTAAGCCTGGAAGAAGCAGCCGCTATCCTTAATTTAAATGATGACGCTTTGCTGCCAAAGGTTTACCGGGCGGCAGCCGAGGTTAAAGAGCGGGTTTATGGCCGGAGAATAGTTCTTTTTGCTCCCCTGTATATCAGCAATCGCTGCAGCAATAACTGTCTCTACTGCGGTTTCCGCCGCGATAACAGGGACCTTAAACGCAGGCTTCTAAGTCCGGAAGAGATTGGTAAAGAAGCCCGGGCCCTGGCTGAGCAGGGCTTCCAGCGTGTCCTCCTGGTCGCCGGTGAAGGCCGGCCGGGTGCCGATGTTGATTACCTCTGCCAGGCCGTCGAGGCGGTTTACCGCTATTCGCCCCTGCGTATTGTCCACCTTAACGTTGCTCCCCAGACGGTGGCCGGATTTCGCCGCTTGAAGCAGGCCGGGGCCGGCGTTTACCAGTGTTTCCAGGAAACCTACCATCCTGCTACTTACCGGGTAATGCATCCTGCCGGCATCAAGGCCGACTACGGCTGGCGCCTGACGGTCATGCACCGGGCCATGGCCGCCGGATTTGGCGACGTGGGCATGGGGCCGCTCCTGGGCCTGTATGATTACCGTTTTGAGGTCCTGGCGGCCATCAGCCATGCCCGCAGCCTGGAGGAGGCGTTCGGCGCCGGTCCCCATACCATGTCGGTGCCGCGCCTGCGGCCGGCCCTGGGGGCGGCTTTAACTGAGGTACCCTATCCTTTAAGCGATACCGATTTCCGCAAGGTTATAGCCGTTTACCGCCTGGCCTTACCATATGTCGGCCTGGTGCTCACTACCAGGGAGCGGCCGGAACTACGGGATGAGCTGGTGGATATGGGTGTTTCTCAGATTTCCGCCGGTTCCTGTGTCAGCCCGGGCGGCTACGCTGAACCTGAAGACCCGGCCGCCCAGTTTGAAGTGGGCGACCACCGGCCTTTGAGCGCCATGGTAGCCATGCTGCTGCAACATGGCCACCTGCCCAGTTTTTGTACCGCCTGTTACCGCTCTGGCCGTACCGGTAAACGTTTTACCGCCCTGGCGCGGGAAGGTGACATCCGGCGTTTCTGCCTGCCCAACGCCATCTTGAGTTTTCAGGAGTACCTGGTGACAAAAGCGCCGTCGGAGCTAAAGGCTGCAGGGGAAAGGGTTATTGCTGCGGCCATAGCTACCATTGCTGATAGCAACTTGCGGGAGGAGATCATGAAGCGCCTGGAACAAACCCGCCATGGAGAGATAGATTTACATTTCTAA
- a CDS encoding TIGR03936 family radical SAM-associated protein yields the protein MRLRIKYSKGGQAVFLGHLEMLRLWQRAMRRAGLPLAYSHGFNPHPRLAFGPALAVGIESLAEYLDMELTAPLDPVEVKDRLQAELPAGLEILLVFAISDQAPALTAIINTAAYRVAWEEPPDPKILQEKAETFLSQPVVRVSRPGKEGTRVKDIRPGVFQLAVKPGATLEMLLECSSRGVVRPEEVVGAMALEGPSRVIRTGLFIRRDGRLLTPEEYVDPQFPARGRKCSVL from the coding sequence GTGCGACTTAGGATAAAATATAGCAAGGGCGGCCAGGCGGTTTTCCTGGGCCACTTGGAGATGCTCCGCCTGTGGCAACGGGCCATGCGCCGGGCGGGGCTTCCCCTGGCCTACAGCCACGGCTTTAACCCCCACCCGCGCCTGGCCTTCGGTCCGGCCCTGGCGGTAGGGATAGAGAGCCTGGCGGAATACCTGGACATGGAATTAACGGCACCCCTCGACCCGGTTGAGGTCAAAGATAGGTTACAGGCCGAGTTGCCGGCAGGTTTGGAAATCTTGCTGGTCTTTGCCATTTCCGACCAGGCCCCGGCCCTGACGGCCATTATTAATACTGCTGCTTACCGCGTTGCCTGGGAGGAGCCTCCCGACCCCAAAATCCTTCAGGAAAAAGCGGAAACCTTTCTTTCTCAGCCGGTGGTCCGGGTGAGCCGGCCGGGCAAAGAAGGCACCAGGGTCAAGGATATCCGGCCGGGTGTTTTCCAGCTGGCCGTTAAACCCGGAGCCACCCTGGAAATGCTCCTTGAGTGCAGTTCCCGGGGGGTTGTCCGCCCGGAAGAAGTGGTTGGCGCCATGGCCCTGGAGGGACCCTCCCGGGTGATTCGTACCGGCCTGTTTATCCGCCGGGACGGCAGGTTGCTGACCCCGGAAGAGTATGTTGACCCGCAGTTTCCGGCCCGGGGGCGAAAATGCAGCGTTTTATGA
- the thiS gene encoding sulfur carrier protein ThiS — protein MRLKVNGEERDVAAGLTVAELLQELGIEGRYMALERNRQVVPRQDYATTVLEEGDELEIIRFVGGG, from the coding sequence ATGCGCCTGAAGGTGAATGGCGAAGAGCGGGATGTAGCGGCCGGGTTGACGGTTGCCGAACTGCTGCAGGAGCTGGGGATCGAGGGCCGTTATATGGCCCTGGAACGCAACCGGCAGGTTGTACCCCGGCAGGACTACGCGACAACTGTTCTTGAGGAAGGTGATGAACTGGAAATCATACGTTTTGTCGGGGGAGGCTGA